The Myxococcales bacterium DNA window GTGCATTCAGCGGGGCGGCTCGCGACCACGTCGGCGTCATTCGCTCTGCCGACAAAGGCACGTTGCTCCTCGACGAGATTGGCGACATGCCGCTCGAGGCGCAAGCGAAGCTCTTGCGCGTCCTCGAGACGCGGGAGGTGGTGCCGGTGGGGGCCGTGTCGGGCTATCCCGTGGACGTGCGGATCGTCAGCGCCACGCACCGCAACGTGCGCGAGCTCGTGGCGCGCGGCGCGTTCCGCGCCGATCTCTTCGCGCGGCTCGATGGCTACACGCTCGAGCTTCCGCCGCTTCGAGAGCGCAAAGAGGACCTGTTTGTGCTGGTGAAGCACTGGCTCTCGCAGTGCGGCGCGCCGGACCGCGCGGTCAGCTTCGGGTTCATGCTCGCCCTGAGTCACTACGCGTGGCCCTTCAACGTGCGCGAGTTGGCATCGGCGGTGAAGCGAGCGCTGACGATGGCGGAGCCCGGGACGCCGCTTGAGGCGCAGCACCTGCCGGAGGCGATCCTCGACAACATGAAGACCTATGGGCGCGAAGACGACGACGCCCCCGCGAGCGCGCCTCCCGTCGCGCCGCGTTCCGGGTCGGAGCCGGAGCGCGGCCCGACGCGAACGCGAACCGCGCGACCGACGCCCGCCGATCTCGTGACGCTCCTCCAGCGCTTCGAGGGCAACGTGTCGGCCGTCGCGAGAGCGCTCGGAAAGGATCGCGCGCTGGTCAACCGGTGGATTCGCGCCGACGGTGTCGATCCCGAGTCGTTCCGGCGCGTGGTGGAGTGAACGAGATGCTGAAGGCGCTGCTCGTGATGCCGACCAAGGCAGGGACGTGGCTGCGCATGACGGAGCTGCCGTTCGCGCCGTTTCCCGGGTTGGGCATCCGCATCGACGTGTACGACGTCTTGAATGTCGACAGCGTGGTCGTCGGCGATGCCCGGAGCGACGTCACGTGCATCGTGCATCTCGAGGGCGCGCGCGACGGTGCGTCGCCAGAGCAGTGCGTGGCCTTCGGCTTCGAGATGGCGCCGTATCCGTAGCGGGGCCGCCCGGCGCGGTACGCTTCGCGCTGCGCGGCGCTCTCGGCCGCGGCGAGGTTCGAGGCGCACCCTCACAAGCAGATGGTCTGGGTCGAAGAGGACGCTGGCGTCCCGGTACCCTGAGCCACGCTGGAAACTTCCGCGCTTTACAGATTGAGGAAGAGTCGGTATTTGCTCTCGGCCTCAGTCCCCATCGTCTAGTTGGCCCAGGACGGCGGCTTTTCACGCCGCTAACGGGGGTTCGAATCCCCCTGGGGACGCTTCCCCAAAACCCCTCGTTTGGGCCAAACGAGGGGTTTTTACTTTGTGCGCCCAGCATGGGCGCTGTCTTGCTGGTGAAAGTCCAACCGAGAGGAGGTCATCCCAATCGAAGCGAACCGCAACTGCGTGAGGGCGACCAAACGTGGGAAGGAAGCGGGGAGCGAAGCCGCGGTGCGACGAACAGAAACCGGGTATGAGGCGTCGGCGAGCGGAGCGAGCGGGCAAAGAACCGCGAAGCTGCGATGACCAAGGCTCCGATCGACGTAAACCCGGCGCTCGTGCGGTGAAGGACAGCGTTCTTACCTGGGGAGATCTCGCCTCACGCCTGAAAGGGCGACGCGCGTCGTCAATGTGACCGAAACGCGGAGCGAGAAGTCAGCCGAGGTCGTAGTAGCGAGCGCGAAGCCGAGCAGGGCCACCCCGAACCTCGGAAGCCTTTATGAGCGCGAAGGACCGAACGGCGAGGAGGGCGAAACGATCGTGAGCCTCGAGAGCGGAAGGCGCCAGATGTCCGGGGAACCGGAGCTACCGTTGGCGGGTAGGGGTGAAGCCCCGAGAGGAAAACGGAGCGGCGAAACGCGATCGGCGGCGCACGGAAACGAGCGCTCAGGAAACGGCGACGAGAAGCTTCTGGAGCTCGTCGTCGAACGCAGCAATGTCGAAGCAGCGCTTCGACGGGTGAAGAAGAACAAGGGCAGCCCCGGCATCGACGGGATGACGGTGGAAGAGCTCCCGTCGCATTTGGCCAAGCACTGGTCGCAGCTGCGCGAGGACCTACTCGCGGGCCGCTATCAGCCGCAGCCGGTGCGACGTCACGCAATTCCAAAGAAGGATGACGGTGTCCGAGAGCTCGGGATCCCTACCGTCCTCGACCGACTCATCCAGCAGTGCGTGCTTCAAGTACTGCAACCGCGACTCGATCCGAGCTTCTCGCAGCGCAGCTACGGCTTCCGACCTGGAAGGAGCGCCCACGACGCAATACGCGCCGCGCAACGCTTCATCGAGGACGGACGCCGATGGGTGGTGGACGTGGACCTCGAAGCCTTCTTCGACCGCGTAAACCATGATGTGCTGATGAGCCGGCTCGCTACACGGATCACGGACCGTCGGCTGCCGAGGCTCATCCGTCACTACCTCGACGCCGGCATCATGGCGCGCGGGGTGGTGATTGATCGGTACGAGGGAACGCCGCAAGGCGGGCCGCTCTCGCCGCTACTTGCAAACGTGCTCCTCGACGAAATCGACAAGGAGCTGGAGAGACGTGGCCACGCATTCGCGCGCTACGCCGATGACTGCAACGTGTACGTGCGGTCGAAGCGGGCGGGCGAACGCGTGATGGAGGCGCTCCGGGGCCTGTTCACGAAACTCCGGCTACGGGTCAACGAAGCGAAAAGCGCGGTGGCGCGCCCGCAAGACCGCAAATTCCTCGGCTACAGCTTCTGGTACGCCAAGGGAGGCA harbors:
- a CDS encoding sigma 54-interacting transcriptional regulator, encoding MHTRSSSKNEPTSSVELWEGAATRESAAERAGLVLLYAECFREMPASVAFDRTVTLIGREDGAATVVIPQRAVSRLHASVQATESGYRVKDLGSRNGIVVAGRRVREAVLEDGDELRVGDALFKFVAREASAYAPYSIDGGVAVGAVRTSIPGAVGGLAMARLSLTIERIAPGDLQVLVQGETGTGKELVARALHAQSGRRGPMLALNCASIPASLVESELFGHVKGAFSGAARDHVGVIRSADKGTLLLDEIGDMPLEAQAKLLRVLETREVVPVGAVSGYPVDVRIVSATHRNVRELVARGAFRADLFARLDGYTLELPPLRERKEDLFVLVKHWLSQCGAPDRAVSFGFMLALSHYAWPFNVRELASAVKRALTMAEPGTPLEAQHLPEAILDNMKTYGREDDDAPASAPPVAPRSGSEPERGPTRTRTARPTPADLVTLLQRFEGNVSAVARALGKDRALVNRWIRADGVDPESFRRVVE
- the ltrA gene encoding group II intron reverse transcriptase/maturase is translated as MSGEPELPLAGRGEAPRGKRSGETRSAAHGNERSGNGDEKLLELVVERSNVEAALRRVKKNKGSPGIDGMTVEELPSHLAKHWSQLREDLLAGRYQPQPVRRHAIPKKDDGVRELGIPTVLDRLIQQCVLQVLQPRLDPSFSQRSYGFRPGRSAHDAIRAAQRFIEDGRRWVVDVDLEAFFDRVNHDVLMSRLATRITDRRLPRLIRHYLDAGIMARGVVIDRYEGTPQGGPLSPLLANVLLDEIDKELERRGHAFARYADDCNVYVRSKRAGERVMEALRGLFTKLRLRVNEAKSAVARPQDRKFLGYSFWYAKGGTVKRRVANKALVAMKDRVRTITKRTGGRSIPSVIAELRGYLVGWKNYFQLADTRKVFGELDEWIRHRLRAIHLKQWKRGTTIFRELVKRGMRPEGPAGARRIAGNGRRWWRTSGAVINIAFPITYFDGLGLPRLAATSTR